In one window of Arachis ipaensis cultivar K30076 chromosome B06, Araip1.1, whole genome shotgun sequence DNA:
- the LOC107646899 gene encoding uncharacterized protein LOC107646899 — MVAACCATCMIGRREVSTSFDSELERTFLRLRREARRKKAIGAEEEEEDLDVTMEDDMENHHEGQMPTCIKWMKELLARKSNLKGGQTVVMNKECSALIQKALPIKKGDPRSFHIPCAIGDTMIDRGFYDLGASINVMPLSFMKRLKINKLKSTDVIIQLAYKTQKQAEGVVENVLVKVENYFLPNDFVVLEMEEGHPHPIILGRPFLATGRVLIDVEQGELILRIHDEKLTFHVFKPMYESEQESKELKEEYSESSLKENNNEPPAKPLELSLVDKQEAQEMKQPRILEVELKQQEPRESINKDHSNIRASKALLKEERKMGKKVPRR; from the exons ATGGTTGCTGCTTGTTGTGCTACTTGTATGATAGGTAGAAGAGAGGTTTCAACCTCTTTTGACAGTGAACTGGAGAGAACTTTcctgagattaaggagggaagcaagaagaAAGAAGGCCATTGgtgcagaagaagaagaggaagacttgGATGTaaccatggaggatgatatggaaaaccatcatgaaggacAG ATGCCTACTTGTATTAAGTGGATGAAGGAGTTACTAGCTAGGAAGAGCAACCTAAAGGGTGGCCAAACAgtggtgatgaacaaggaatgtagtgctctCATTCAGAAGGCATTACCCATAAAGAAAGGGGATCCGAGAAGCTTCCACATCCCCTGTGCTATAGGAGACACCATGATTGATAGAGGATTCTATGATCTGGGAGCcagcataaatgtgatgcctctatcTTTCATGAAGAGATTGAAAATCAATAAGCTTAAgtccacagatgtaatcatccaATTGGCTTACAAGACTCAGAAGCAAGCTGAAGGAGTAGTCGAGAATGTTCTGGTCAAAGTGGAAAATTACTTTCTCCCCAATGACTTTGTCGTTCTTGAAATGGAAGAGGGCCATCCTCACCCGATCATCTTAgggagaccattcttggccactggtAGAGTACTCATtgatgtagaacaaggagagttgatactgagaatacatgatgagaaGCTCACTTTCCATGTCTTCAAACCCATGTATGAGTCTGAACAAGAGAGCAAGGAATTAAAGGAAGAGTACAGTGAGAGCTCTTTGAAGGAGAACAACAATGAACCACCAGCCAAGCCTCTGGAGCTTTCCTTGGTGGATAAACAAGAAGCTCAAGAGATGAAGCAACCAAGGATACTAGAGGTGGAGCTGAAACAACAGGAACCAAGGGAATCAATCAACAAAGATCACTCCAACATAAGAGCTTCTAAAGCACTACTTAAAGAAGAGAGGAAAATGGGGAAGAAAGTACCAAGGAGATAG
- the LOC107646898 gene encoding uncharacterized protein LOC107646898, which yields MFLEVFRKLEINIPFVKALEQMPLYGKFMKELLRNKRYWKEVETMEALCDLVASINLMPLSLMRKLQIDEVKPTPICLQLADYFIKYPFGVVENLLVKVGSFIFLSNFVILNIEEDKNASIILGRPFLATTGALIDVQKGEVTRRGQ from the exons ATGTTTTTGGAAGTCTTTCGGAAGCTTGAGATCAACATCCCCTTTGTAAAGgcccttgagcaaatgcctctttatggcaagttcatgaaggagttgttgagAAACAAGAGGTATTGGAAAGAAGTTGAGACAATG GAGGCTTTGTGTGATCTTGTAGCAAGCATCAACCTTATGCCATTATCATTAATGAGAAAGCTCCAAATTGATGAAGTAAAGCCTACCCCTAtttgtctccaacttgctgactACTTTATCAAGTACCCTTTTGGAGTGGTGGAGAATCTACTTGTGAAAGTAGGGTCTTTTATCTTCCTTTCTAACTTTGTGATATTGAATATAGAAGAGGATAAGAATGCATCcattattcttggaagacccttcttagccacaacAGGAGCCCTTATAGATGTTCAGAAGGGTGAAGTAACTCGGAGGGgtcaatga